The segment AAATCGAGATTTTACTCGCAAAATGTGGCTTTAAAAGTAGTGGCGTTTTCGTCATCGACGCAGGCAAGCGCGATAATCGCTTAAATGCGTATTTTGGCGGACTTGGGGCGAGTAAAAAGGTCGTGCTTTTTGACACTTTGATAAAAAAGCTAAGCCAGAGTGAAATTTTGGCAGTTTTGGGGCATGAACTAGGGCATTTCAAACACGGCGACATACTCAAAAATATCGCGCTTGGGGCGTTTATGCTGATTGTGATTTTTGGCGTGTTTGGAAATCTGGCTACAAATGGGGTTTTTGACGCGCTAAATTTAGTGCGCGACGGCGGTGCGACGCTGATTTTTATCATGCTATTTTTGCCGATTTTGCAGAGTTTTTTGGAGCCTGTGATGTCGAAATTTAGCCGTATGCACGAGTTTGGCGCGGACAGGTTCGGCGCAGATAATGCGAGTAAAAATGATATGATTAGCGCACTTAAAAAACTTGGTAGCGAAAACAAAACTTTTCCGATTTCTCACCCGCTTTACAGCGCGATTTACCACTCGCACCCGAGCCTGTATGAGCGTATCAAGGAGCTAGAATGAAAATTTTCGAGGCGTTAAAATGGGCGCACGGCAGGACAAATTCTAGGTATGTTTCAAGGGAGCTTTTGAAATTTAGCGAAAATTTAAGCAACGAAGAGTTTGTAATGCTCTTTAACCACGCTATGCGAAATGAGGAAAAATTTCGCCAAAGTGTCGAAATTTACGCTTCTGGCGTGCCACTTGAATACATTACAAACAAGTGCAAATTTTTCGATTTTGAGTTTTTCGTCGATGAGCGGGTGCTGATACCTCGCTTCGAGACTGAAATTTTGGTCGATAAGGCTTTTAGCGTGGCTCATCTTTTCAAAACTCCGCGCATTTGCGAGGTCGGCACTGGAAGCGGGATAATCTCGATTTGCCTTAAAAAATTTTTCCCAGACGCGCAAATTACCGCCACTGATATCAGCGAAAGTGCGCTTGAAGTAGCGCGCAAAAACGCCCAAAATTTGGGTGTGGATATTGAATTTGTGCATTGTGAATACCTAAGCGGGGTGCAGGGGGATTTCGATATCGTAGTATCAAATCCGCCATATATCGCCTCCTCGTATAAGCTCGATGAGAGAGTGCTAAAAGAGCCAAATTTGGCGCTAATCGGTGGCGAGAAGGGCGATGAGAAGCTAAAAAAACTAATCTTTTTAAGCGAAAATCGCACGAAATATCTGCTTTGCGAAATGGGCTATGATCAAAAGCAAAGCATGCAAGAAACACTAAGCGAGCATGGATTTGCCTTTGAATTTTACAAAGATTTAGCCGGGTTTGATCGCGGATTTGTCGCAAGGAAAATGAAGTAATGCAGGGCTCGAAACTTCATAGATTGCTTTGCTACAAGGCGTTTGGTTACAGGTATATCGACGCTGGAATCCTTGCTAGTGGCGAGAGATTTTTTAGCGATATTGATAGCCTTTCGCATAGCGTGCAAAACTGCGCGCTGTGCGAACTATCCAAAACACGCACCCACGCCATGGTGCCTTATGGCGATAAAAACGCTAAAATAATGGTAATCTCTCAGTGCCCAACGCACGCAGAAGATGAGAGCGGTGAGCCATTTAGCGGGAATTTGGGCGAGAAATTTAGGGCTAGTTTGAAGGAGTTTTGCGGTTTGGAAATCGACGAAATTTACGCGTCGTATCTGATAAAATGCGCCCTAAATTTAAATAAAAAACTCACCTCTGAAATCATACTCAAATGCGCTCCCT is part of the Campylobacter sp. VBCF_01 NA2 genome and harbors:
- the prmC gene encoding peptide chain release factor N(5)-glutamine methyltransferase, whose product is MKIFEALKWAHGRTNSRYVSRELLKFSENLSNEEFVMLFNHAMRNEEKFRQSVEIYASGVPLEYITNKCKFFDFEFFVDERVLIPRFETEILVDKAFSVAHLFKTPRICEVGTGSGIISICLKKFFPDAQITATDISESALEVARKNAQNLGVDIEFVHCEYLSGVQGDFDIVVSNPPYIASSYKLDERVLKEPNLALIGGEKGDEKLKKLIFLSENRTKYLLCEMGYDQKQSMQETLSEHGFAFEFYKDLAGFDRGFVARKMK
- a CDS encoding uracil-DNA glycosylase — its product is MQGSKLHRLLCYKAFGYRYIDAGILASGERFFSDIDSLSHSVQNCALCELSKTRTHAMVPYGDKNAKIMVISQCPTHAEDESGEPFSGNLGEKFRASLKEFCGLEIDEIYASYLIKCALNLNKKLTSEIILKCAPYAIDEIKIIRPKVVLCLGELCAKILLKNNNLPDIRLIHGTPFREGGITFIPTFDLNFLSQNPSQIPLFHDDLRKIKEFL